TGCGGCTCCAGGCCCAGCGCGTGGAGGggtgtctgtctgcctgtctgtggGCCTGGTGTGTGGAGCGGTTTGCGGCTCCAGGCCCAGCGCGTGGAGGggtgtctgtctgcctgtctgtggGCCTGGTGTGTGGAGCGTTTTGCGGCTCCAGGCCCAGCGCGTGGAGGggtgtctgtctgcctgtctgtggGCCTGGTGTGTGGAGCGGTTTGCGGCTCCAGGCCCAGCGCGTGGAGGggtgtctgtctgcctgtctgtggGCCTGGTGTGTGGAGCGGTTTGCGGCTCCAGGCCCAGCGCGTGGAGGGGCGCATCTGGCCTCGCAGGCGCAGGACCGGGTGCCCCAGGTTGGGCTGCCCCCTGACTCCGTCCCTCTCCCCCCTCAGGCCCAGTACAGCGGGTTTGTGTTCTGTCACGAGGGGTGGCCGCTCTGTCTGCACGAGAAGGTCGTGGTGCagctcagctccctgccctggcagcagctgtgtcCTGGCGACTTCTACCTGCAGGTGGCCCCCTACCTGTCTCATGCCCCCCGCCTGGTGCTCAAGTGCCTGTCGCCGGACGGGCGCAGCGTGCAGGAGCTGCCGGTGCTGCCTGACGCCTACCCCTTCCTCTTCACTGCCGAGTGGCTGAACGGCATCAACAAAGACCGGCGGGCCGGGCGGCTGGAGCGTTGCCTGCTGGCCGCTGAAGAGCGGGTGCTGCGCCGGCCCTGGACCGAACTCATCTGCCCGCAGTTTGTGCACCAAGGCAGCTTCATGGTGGGGCGGCGTTGCCTGCCGGGCCCCAGccctgaggtgctgggggctcGCAGCCCTGGGGATGGGCGCCACTCAGGCGGGGAGAGCCAGGAGGCGGAAGGTGTGGGCCTGGAGGGGGAGTACGTGCAGCTCCTGGAAATCAGCCCGCCACGTCATgatgcccccccaaccccagtgtCCCCCAGTTCCCAGACCCGCACCCTGCCCGCCCGCAAGGGCCAGGGCAAAGGCCGCAACCGGCGCCACCGTGCCTGGCTGCACCACAAGCCCAGCCGGGAGGAGACTCTGCCCAGGAACCGGCCCCGCAGGACCTGGGAAGGGGGGCGGCCAGGGGCAGATCCCGGCCAAGCAGGGCTCCTCCGGGGCTGGGACCTACAGAGGCCATACGGGGAGACTGGAGGGCCGAGGGTCAGCCAGGGGGATGGGCAGGATCGGGGAGGCCCTGCACACAAAGTGGCAGCACAGAGTCGGGGCAAAGGGGGGCGTCTGcctggggagaggcagtggggaggagacaCTGGGGAGAAGGCAGGGGATCCCAGTCTGGGGGGGGACAAGCAGCGTGGTGGGGACCCTCCAGAGGGGCAGCGGGAAGGGGATCTCAGCCTCAGGGAGGAGCAGCGTGCTGAGGACCTTGGGGAGGGGCAACATGTGGGGGATCCCAGCTTCAAGGAGGAGCAGCGGGGCGGGGACCCTGAGGAGAAGCAGCGGGATGGGGTCCCTGAGGAGAGGCAGAAAGGAGGGGATTGCAACCTCGGGGAGGAACAGCAGAGCAGGGACCCTGGCACCCCAgccatctctccccagcccagcactgTGGCTGAGGTGCAGGGACTTagtgagggaggggggcaggcgaCCTGGCCAGCTGCATGGCctagccctgggcagcaggcacaGAGCCAGGGTCTTTCAAGGCCGAGCAGCCCCCAGCATGAGGCTTCCAGTGCTGACCTGAGGTCAGCCAGAGCAGAGCCACCAGGAGCCAGGACTAGCCCCCAGCAAGGGGCCATTGGGGACTCTGCTGTGGGGCTGCCGCACCGGGCTGCCAAGGGCAACCGCAGAAGGagaaagtggggagggagaggctgcCCCACCAATATGGATTGGAAGGAGCCTGGGTCTcctgggacaggggtgggggatgCCCTGGCTGGCACCAAAGGGGGGGGTATCCCTGCTGGCACCAGACTCCCTGTTGTCCCCACCCCAAGAGAGGGGGATATCCCCCCAAGCACCAAAAAGGAGGGCAGCCCCTCTGGCACCAGAGTGCCCATTACCTCCGCCCCAGGAGAGGGGGGcatcccccccaccaccaaagaAGGGGGTGTtccccccagcagcacagaaggaggCAGCCCCTCTGGCACTGGACTCCCTGTTGCTCCCACCCCAGGAGAAGGGGGCATtccccccagcagcacagaaCGGGACAGCCCCTCTGGCACTGGACCCCCTGTTGCTCCTACCCCAGGAGAAGGGGGCATtccccccagcagcacagaaCGGGACAGCCCCTCTGGCACTGGACTGCCCGTTGTCCCCACCCCAGGAGAAGGGGGCGTCCCCCCCAGCAGGACAGAGCCAGACAGCCCCTCTGGCACCAGACTCCCcgttgcccccaccccaggagaaGGAGGCGTcctccccagcagcacagagccagacaGCCCCTCTGGCACCAGACTCCCCGTTGCCCTCACCTCAGGAGAGGGGTCCATCCCTCCCAGCCAAGAGGAAGAGACTCGTGCTGACTGCCCCGGGCAGGGGGCCCTCACAGCGGCCCTGGCAGAGGCTGCAGTCCCCACAGGCGCAGAGGAAGAGGCTGCCCCCAGATCCCTGGAGAGGACGGAGGCCATTGGTGCTGGCACAGCCCCCTTTGTGAAGAGTGCTTTGCCCCTCACGGGGGGTGCAGGAACCAGCTGCCCCCTGGAATCCTTGCCCCCCACCTCGGCCCCTGTGGAGCAAGATGTAGACTGGGAGCTTTTGGGCTCGGGCATCTTCCAGCTGACAGGTTAGTGCCCGCACCTATGCTGGTTAGCGGCTAGGCACCTGGACGGGGGAGGGCGGCACCCCAGAGCCTGGTGTAGCAGCACCCCACCCTCACATCCCTCCTGTCGCCTTGATGCAGGTCCACTCCCCTTCTCCGCTTGGACCCGGTGCCCTGTCGCCCTGAGTGCGCTGAGGGAGCTGCCTGGACAAACCTGGCGTCCTGGAGCCAGCCAGGCCAAGGAAAGCCCAGTGCCAATGCCCGGATGGGCTGTGGCCCAGCAGAGAGGGCGCTGGGTGGGAGCTAGGAGGTCCTGGGGTCTAGAGGTGCTTTGGTCTTGGGCAGAATGTGTGCCCACGGGCCTGGAGCCCCTTGGCTGGGGGCCCTGAGTTGCCCCCTCGTGCTTCTTGCTGGGTTCATTATTTCCATTCCCTTCCCAGGCAGCCTGGCCTCAGCCCCTCCTTTACAGGCAGATACGGTAATGTGGgtgcagcccctggggcaggggtcaGAAAGAGGGCTCAGCCACCAGCTACTGGGGCAAATGAACAGAGCATGCAACCCCTGGTTGTGCCACGCTGTGCCACGCTGCGCTGTCCACGCCCCTCTGGGCTGGCGGCCTCGTGGGGAGCCATGGCACGGGAAGGAGGCAGTGGCTGTCTGagggaaaggctgctgctgggttCAGTGCCATGGCCTGGttgtctggggcaggggttttCTACAGCTGGGCATCTCCCAAGGGGCAGAGCTAGGTGCCTGGCACCACAGGGGAACAGAGCAAGGGCGGCGGGGCGGGGATGGGGGttcctgctgggggcagggagagtgcAGTGCACTGTGGAGGGGTCTGTAGGGGTCATGGAGGAGCATTTTCCTCTGGGATCCTCTGTTCCCCTTTGtggagaggctgtgggggagaaaCTCCCCTTCTGCCACCTGCAAGCTCACATCAAGCGCAGGGAAGACCCCAAGCAGCCGCTCCTCCTGCTTGGCCTAGCTTCTGGGAGCGCAGAATAGAACTGCTTGCTCCCACCACCCTAGGGCTGCCCCACAGCTGTCCTCCCTCTGCCATGCTCCTGGCAGGGGTGTCACAGGCCCTGCCCAGGCACACAGTCTCCTTCACCCTGCCTTGCCCCTGCAGGCGGAGTAGACCGGATGGGAAGGGCCTTGCTGACcgtcaccccccagcccccaggggagtcagccccagctcagggggaGCTAAGCCAGGCCCTGCGATACCTGCATTCACTGCTCAGGTAACACCAACGGGGAGACCCCCGTCCTCCCACATCCATCCCCCTGcgtccctaccccaccccccacacacggATCCCTGCTGACCCTCCCCATCCCTATGCCAACTCCTCCCAGCTcatggggagctgaggcaagcccTGTGATACCTGCATTCGCTGCTCAGGTAATGCCAACAGGGAGACCCCAGTCCTCCCACATATGTCCCCCCACTTTTCACATCTTCCCCCACACTAGCTCCTTCCACACAGCCCCCACACCCTCATCCCCACTTGTCACACCATCCCCCATGCTCCCTACATAAACCCCCAGGCCATCACATCCCCTACACCAACCCCACATTGTCCTCCGTACACCCCCACAACTGCCCCATGCCACACACCTCGCCCCATTTCTGCTCCCTCATCTCCTATGGGGGGGTGAGAGCTCTCACCCCATTAACCCCTCACTGTCCTCTCCCCTATAGGaaggagcagcaggagctggggctgacGGTGCTGCTGGATCTGCGGCAagggggggctctgtccccccatccccctgcactgctgccagccctgcaggagCTGCAGGTACTGCCCCAGACAGACCCCCCCaacactgccccccacctgcaTATCCCCTTCCTACCCCCTCTAACGGTTCTCTGGTTCTCCCAGCACtgcgccccagcccccctgcggagcccagccctgcctcaccacctcctgcacggctgccagtcctgcgaGGACCCAGCACAGCCACCCAGCTTCCCCTGCcatgacccctccccacccctggcttgCCTCCCACAGGGtacctgctgctcctcctgccctgccctaccGCGCATGGCTCCCTGCCGACAGCCTGCACCGCCCCCCacatggccccatgctgctccttacCCCCacgactcctccccaccccccaacagcaCAAAGctccccccactgcctgcaccttggcatggcccctccccaccctgctgccagccctgcaaggACTCCAAAGAACAACTGTGACCCCTACCTGCCCCACGCTCATCCCCTTGCCCTGGGCACTGGGGTGGCAGCCTGATTTCTTCTTGCCCTGCAGGAGGTGTCACCAGCTCTTGTGAGCCGCCTGCTGGTGCTGGCCCCACTGGTGGGCCATGAGGAGCTGCCCCTCATTCAGGTAGGGGGTGCCAGGGGGTcaggggtggggtaggaaggacTGACAGCACCTGAACCAGAGTGAGAGTGCTGAATGGGAAGGGTTTCCTGCCTGGAAGGTGCAgttgggagggtgtgggggggattcCCTGCCTGGGGAGGGATAATGGGAGGGAGTTCCCTGTCGGGGGCGGGGGAATAATGGGAGAGGGTTCCCTGCCTGGAGGGGGGATAATGGAGCGGGTTTCCTGCCTGGCAGGTACAGCTgggaggaggtgtgtggggggaattcCCTGTCATAGGGGGATAATGGGAGGGGGTTCCCTGCCTGGAGGGGGGATAATAGGAGGGGGTTCCCTGCCTGGGAGCAGAGGGGTGGCAGGTTtacccctggctggggggggcagtgggagtTCCTTGCTTGGTGacgccctgctcccttccccaggaAGCACTTGTGCTCTCCCCAAGCGACCTGCCCCAGTTCGTGgacccagagcagctgcagccaaCTCTAGGTGGGACCCTGCAGCACTCGCAGACCCAGTGGGTGGAGATGTGCCAGGTGAGAGCTAGGAGTGACCCCCATaaccctccagcaccccaacacctccacaacccctgccccctgcagcaccccatgTCGCACAACCTCCCACTAACCAGGGTGGCACATTCCCCACTGCAGTACCCCTgactgagccccagcccctcttcctGCCATCTCCTCCAGGGGTCTGTGTCCCCCCCGCTGCCcgctgtctctccctgcaggcgCTGGAGCGGCTCTGCGGGCTCTGCCAGGGCGTGATCCAGTCAGTGcaagtggccagtgccaagttgGAGGCATCAGAATTGGCCGAGGGCGACGAGGTACGTGACACCCCCATGCAGCTcgcctgcccccaaccccaggtCCCCTTGCAGCTCGGTGCCCCTTGGCCTTCCCATgactcccctgctccccagccctgctgcagctgtCCTGCCCTCCCCCTACAAGTCTCCTGCCACCCTGTATTCCCACACAGTCTTCCAGGCCTCCCTGGCTCTCCCCATGTGACTCTCCAGCCCCTGCAGGGCCCCCTTGGCCTTcctgagggggctctgggccggacCGGCTGTtcggggggctctgggccggacCGGCTGTTcggggggctctgggccaggggctggctgggcagggggggctgggctgggctgggttggagGTTGTGGGCCGGGCAGGCTGGCTGTGCAGGGGGGCGTTGTATTGCTCACTGTTATGTGCCCACAGGCGCTCTCTGTGCGGATCTCCGGACACAAGGATGCCATGCAGAAGCTGCTGTCAGACCCACGGTTGCTGGAGTTGCAGAGCAGTGGGGGGTCCCTGCTGGCTCAACTGTCCTCATCAGGGACCTGCAGGTGACACCTGTCCCACATCCCAAAGGGACGGGAGGGCATCAGGCCCTACACGGGGTGTGTCCCGACAGCCTATGCTGGGGGTTGGCCCCTGTGCCAGAGTTCTCTCACTGTAGTTGGGAGAGGTGGTCTCTGCCCGCCTTATACACATGCTTGCTTGCGAAACTGCCCCATACCCTGTGGCCTGGCAGAGCGGggtcgggggaggaggggcaggggacgAGGTTGGCGGCATGGTGATGTGAGAGGCAGGGAGTGACATGCTATTTGCTGTCCCCAGGCCACAGTGTGGGGGGCTGACAGGGTGTGGCGGTTGCTAGATGGAGTTGGCAGCGTAGGGGTGGCTGGGCAAGCGTGGGGCTGGCAGTGAGGGGGCAatgcatggggcagggggatggcgCATGGGGCAGTGGTATGGCACGAGGGGCAGGGACTGACATCCTCTCCCGTGCCCAGTGGCCAAGCCACGAGGGCTGTCAGCTTGTATCAGGAGGTGGACGACGCCATTCATAGGCTGGTGCAGCTCAGCAATCGGTGCCTggggcagctggagcag
This sequence is a window from Eretmochelys imbricata isolate rEreImb1 chromosome 13, rEreImb1.hap1, whole genome shotgun sequence. Protein-coding genes within it:
- the ARHGEF40 gene encoding rho guanine nucleotide exchange factor 40 yields the protein MRRDYPQEPEPVEDCVQNTLSALYPPFAATAPTLLGQVFEVVERTYREDALHYTIEFLIPAKHILARIQQEACAQYSGFVFCHEGWPLCLHEKVVVQLSSLPWQQLCPGDFYLQVAPYLSHAPRLVLKCLSPDGRSVQELPVLPDAYPFLFTAEWLNGINKDRRAGRLERCLLAAEERVLRRPWTELICPQFVHQGSFMVGRRCLPGPSPEVLGARSPGDGRHSGGESQEAEGVGLEGEYVQLLEISPPRHDAPPTPVSPSSQTRTLPARKGQGKGRNRRHRAWLHHKPSREETLPRNRPRRTWEGGRPGADPGQAGLLRGWDLQRPYGETGGPRVSQGDGQDRGGPAHKVAAQSRGKGGRLPGERQWGGDTGEKAGDPSLGGDKQRGGDPPEGQREGDLSLREEQRAEDLGEGQHVGDPSFKEEQRGGDPEEKQRDGVPEERQKGGDCNLGEEQQSRDPGTPAISPQPSTVAEVQGLSEGGGQATWPAAWPSPGQQAQSQGLSRPSSPQHEASSADLRSARAEPPGARTSPQQGAIGDSAVGLPHRAAKGNRRRRKWGGRGCPTNMDWKEPGSPGTGVGDALAGTKGGGIPAGTRLPVVPTPREGDIPPSTKKEGSPSGTRVPITSAPGEGGIPPTTKEGGVPPSSTEGGSPSGTGLPVAPTPGEGGIPPSSTERDSPSGTGPPVAPTPGEGGIPPSSTERDSPSGTGLPVVPTPGEGGVPPSRTEPDSPSGTRLPVAPTPGEGGVLPSSTEPDSPSGTRLPVALTSGEGSIPPSQEEETRADCPGQGALTAALAEAAVPTGAEEEAAPRSLERTEAIGAGTAPFVKSALPLTGGAGTSCPLESLPPTSAPVEQDVDWELLGSGIFQLTGGVDRMGRALLTVTPQPPGESAPAQGELSQALRYLHSLLRKEQQELGLTVLLDLRQGGALSPHPPALLPALQELQEVSPALVSRLLVLAPLVGHEELPLIQEALVLSPSDLPQFVDPEQLQPTLGGTLQHSQTQWVEMCQALERLCGLCQGVIQSVQVASAKLEASELAEGDEALSVRISGHKDAMQKLLSDPRLLELQSSGGSLLAQLSSSGTCSGQATRAVSLYQEVDDAIHRLVQLSNRCLGQLEQERSRRQMTQVVGWLADHGEQALAGFTPMGVGDSLLTVEETLAKFEAFHTLAKEWLARGHEALRLAGDGVLAPEGQQLESFARRLESCAHTMHSALRLHRFLQQAQAWALEGVRRLSAIEDGAGPEVVLGALGRYCQQHGEISDGAFQEMCGLAVQNPWALRELGRCRARCQELGRLLQRRLEVAWQTGPPPRRRADSTSTSCSPQRPTGGLDTSLGSSRSMSCLLPPPGSLSPGLCEVPSCHSLASPRDPMENSDEERSPPPTSTPAAAFFQAPTLPLGTLPPCQPPPRGPPSTQRALSEPGPSPPRPSVLIRGLEVSSQEVVDRTCSPREHVMLVRSSAQRAEAPWGGTPSTERKRRLGAQQRLVAELIASEQEYLGCLAESLALESGCQEVPPELRRECSALEGTRDRLLGFHRAYFLKELQGCASHPLRAGGCFLRYADQFSLYALYVKNWQKLQAALASQQAANKMAHSSLEGPWEDTALASALQRPLEQLEHYGHFLEELLQETDPEQATEREALRAAQQLLESQVQHGRNLLAMEQIRGCELELKAQGQLLHRDEFTVLRGRRKCHRHVFLFEQLLLFSKRKGTEGGLDVYVYKQAYKTADMGLTENIGESGLRFELWFRRRKLREAYTLQASSPEVKHKWTSAVAQLLWRQATLSKELHTQEMVSMGIGDKPFVSIQSPSQALLSSLLTGRAARTRASVAVSSFSPWAGAPYSPPAATSSPRPSPAPLGLICDASTVSPASGRSPGACSLPGHLEEEEWELDDKHIPRASETAAGSGAAPALGEPSPRRAESPGGSAPVQRRPSWVWSLHRKLFASRGCVEQDRSPGAARNRTV